The Saccharopolyspora gloriosae genome has a segment encoding these proteins:
- a CDS encoding NAD-dependent epimerase/dehydratase family protein, whose protein sequence is MMSTRADRDGLHVVVVGATGNVGTSVVDALIADPGIGRITALARRAPTRTRDGVEFEPCDITADDLAPRVRGADVVIDLAWIFQPTHDPVTTWRNNVLGTLRLFAAVERERVPALLYSSSVGAYSPGPGRPVDEHWPTNGWPGAAYTREKAYLERCLDAFERRNGNTRVVRMRPGFIFKAGVAAEQRRLFAGPLVPGRFVRPERSPVLPDISGLRFQAVHSRDVAEAFRAATRLPVAGAFNIAAEPVIDIRVLAARFGSRPIPVPARLVRAGLAAAWGLHLVPASPDLFDAVLRLPLLDVSRAREVLGWSPSHSGVDAILEMLDGLQRGADTPTPPLQRRVPGGRWHELATGVGQRQ, encoded by the coding sequence ATGATGAGCACGCGAGCGGACCGCGACGGCTTGCACGTGGTCGTCGTCGGCGCCACGGGGAACGTGGGAACCAGCGTCGTCGACGCGTTGATCGCGGATCCCGGCATCGGCCGGATCACCGCGCTCGCGCGGCGCGCACCGACGCGGACCCGGGACGGCGTCGAGTTCGAGCCGTGCGACATCACCGCCGACGACCTCGCGCCCCGGGTCCGCGGCGCCGACGTGGTGATCGACCTCGCGTGGATCTTCCAGCCCACGCACGACCCGGTGACCACGTGGCGCAACAACGTCCTCGGCACCCTGCGGTTGTTCGCCGCCGTCGAGCGGGAGCGCGTACCGGCTCTCCTCTACTCCTCGTCAGTGGGCGCCTACTCCCCTGGTCCTGGACGTCCCGTCGACGAGCACTGGCCCACGAACGGCTGGCCGGGGGCCGCCTACACCCGGGAGAAGGCCTACTTGGAACGGTGCCTCGACGCGTTCGAGCGCCGGAACGGGAACACCCGCGTCGTGCGGATGCGGCCGGGGTTCATCTTCAAAGCGGGGGTCGCGGCCGAGCAGCGGAGGCTGTTCGCGGGGCCGCTGGTGCCCGGCCGCTTCGTCCGCCCGGAGCGATCGCCGGTGCTCCCCGACATTTCCGGCCTGCGGTTCCAGGCGGTGCACAGCCGGGACGTGGCCGAGGCGTTCCGCGCGGCGACGCGACTTCCCGTGGCGGGTGCGTTCAACATCGCGGCCGAGCCGGTGATCGACATACGTGTGCTCGCCGCGCGTTTCGGCAGCCGTCCGATTCCGGTGCCTGCCAGGCTGGTGCGGGCGGGGCTCGCCGCCGCGTGGGGCCTCCACCTCGTACCGGCGTCACCGGACCTGTTCGACGCGGTGCTGCGGCTGCCGCTGCTGGACGTCTCCCGAGCGCGAGAAGTCCTCGGCTGGTCACCGTCCCATTCCGGCGTGGACGCCATCCTGGAGATGCTGGACGGGCTGCAACGGGGTGCGGACACGCCGACCCCGCCGCTGCAGCGCCGTGTCCCCGGCGGCCGGTGGCACGAACTGGCGACCGGAGTCGGTCAGCGGCAATGA
- a CDS encoding glutamate--cysteine ligase has product MNGARADATSIPGVTMGVEEEFLLLDSVSAQAVPRAGLVLADAAVLPGEVEFEGATLQPELLRSQVEAATGRCATVRQLGDQLGAARRRLARAAGKQAAVLVSSGTPVLDGPPPGITGGDRFERIAGAYEAVVTDYQACGCHVHVAVPDEEVAVAVVDHLRPWLPTLLAWSANSPFHRGLDTGYASWRMVQQMRFPGSGVPPHFGSAAAYRDQVARLVECGTLVDPEMSFWLVRPSPRLPTVELRVADAMTTVGETVLHAALARALVRTALDEVSRGKPAPVVRDQVAAAAVWAAARHGMRSSLVDPVRESRVPAARLLRELVEWVTPALASTGDVAVVLDSLERLARRGGGAQRQRRHAALGLHALVRALARGTCPGQPDDRPSPDMIEEHR; this is encoded by the coding sequence ATGAACGGCGCTCGCGCGGATGCCACCTCCATCCCGGGTGTGACGATGGGAGTCGAGGAGGAATTCCTGCTGCTCGACTCGGTTTCGGCGCAGGCCGTGCCGCGGGCGGGACTCGTGCTCGCCGACGCCGCCGTGCTGCCCGGTGAGGTCGAGTTCGAGGGCGCGACGCTGCAACCGGAACTGCTCCGCAGCCAGGTCGAGGCCGCGACGGGCCGGTGTGCGACGGTGCGGCAGCTCGGCGACCAGCTCGGAGCGGCCCGCAGGCGGCTCGCCCGCGCGGCAGGCAAGCAGGCAGCGGTGCTGGTGTCGTCGGGAACGCCGGTGCTCGACGGTCCGCCGCCCGGCATCACCGGCGGTGACCGGTTCGAACGGATCGCGGGCGCCTACGAAGCCGTCGTCACCGACTACCAGGCCTGCGGCTGCCACGTGCACGTGGCGGTGCCGGACGAGGAGGTGGCGGTCGCCGTGGTGGACCACTTGCGGCCGTGGCTGCCGACGCTGCTGGCCTGGTCGGCGAATTCGCCGTTCCACCGAGGACTGGACACCGGCTACGCGAGCTGGCGAATGGTGCAGCAGATGCGCTTTCCGGGCTCGGGGGTACCGCCGCACTTCGGATCCGCGGCAGCCTACCGCGACCAGGTCGCCCGCTTGGTCGAATGCGGAACGCTGGTCGATCCCGAGATGTCCTTCTGGCTGGTGCGTCCATCACCACGGCTGCCCACGGTCGAACTGCGCGTCGCCGACGCGATGACCACCGTCGGCGAGACCGTCCTGCACGCGGCTCTCGCCCGCGCGCTGGTGCGGACCGCGCTCGACGAGGTGTCGCGGGGCAAGCCTGCTCCCGTGGTCCGCGATCAGGTCGCGGCGGCCGCGGTCTGGGCGGCGGCGCGGCACGGCATGCGGTCGTCGCTGGTCGACCCGGTCCGAGAGTCCCGGGTGCCCGCCGCGCGACTGCTGCGCGAGCTGGTCGAGTGGGTGACCCCGGCGCTCGCGAGCACCGGGGACGTCGCCGTCGTGCTCGATTCCCTCGAACGTCTCGCCCGACGAGGAGGAGGCGCGCAGCGACAACGCCGCCACGCGGCGCTCGGGCTGCACGCGCTGGTGCGCGCGCTCGCCCGTGGAACCTGCCCCGGACAACCGGATGATCGACCGTCCCCCGACATGATCGAGGAGCACAGATGA
- a CDS encoding iron-containing redox enzyme family protein: MSVPTTEIVSARLPRPRGPLSEAVIAALGAPPPATGLPAPGEVGAEPFGEDLALALHTCYELHYRGFEGVSAEWEWNGGLLDWRASLEHLFRTALRDNVAGGEDVDAELAGLLTETVPGDGVAQHLRDHGSWEQLREYFVHRSIYHLKEADPHAWVIPRLQGQAKAALVAVEYDEFGGGRGEDVHAKLFADLLDAAELESGYLHYLDVVPAPQLAIVNLMSMLGLHRGLRGALVGHFSAAEISTAPSAQRLANALERFGAPAACIRFFTEHIEADAVHEQIMRHDVIGDLLRREPHLARDVVFGIQATELLEGALTELLLGSWRKGSSSLLRPLAQPG; the protein is encoded by the coding sequence ATGAGCGTCCCCACCACGGAAATCGTGTCGGCTCGGCTCCCGAGGCCGCGCGGCCCGCTGTCCGAAGCGGTCATCGCGGCGCTCGGCGCACCTCCGCCCGCCACGGGCCTGCCCGCGCCCGGTGAGGTGGGCGCCGAACCGTTCGGTGAAGACCTCGCACTGGCGCTGCACACCTGCTACGAGCTGCACTACCGAGGTTTCGAAGGCGTCTCGGCGGAGTGGGAGTGGAACGGGGGCCTCCTGGACTGGCGGGCAAGCCTCGAACACCTCTTTCGCACGGCCCTGCGTGACAACGTCGCGGGCGGCGAGGACGTGGACGCCGAGTTGGCGGGGCTGCTGACCGAGACGGTGCCCGGTGACGGAGTCGCGCAGCACCTCCGCGATCACGGGAGCTGGGAGCAGCTGCGCGAGTACTTCGTGCACCGGTCGATCTACCACTTGAAGGAGGCCGATCCGCACGCCTGGGTCATCCCTCGGCTGCAAGGGCAGGCGAAGGCGGCGCTGGTGGCCGTGGAGTACGACGAGTTCGGCGGCGGACGAGGTGAGGACGTCCACGCGAAGCTGTTCGCCGACCTGCTCGACGCCGCCGAACTGGAATCCGGTTACCTGCACTACCTCGACGTGGTGCCTGCGCCGCAGCTGGCGATCGTGAACCTGATGTCGATGCTCGGCCTGCACCGGGGCTTGCGCGGCGCGCTCGTCGGCCACTTCAGCGCCGCCGAGATCAGCACCGCGCCCAGCGCGCAACGCTTGGCGAACGCGTTGGAGCGGTTCGGGGCTCCGGCGGCATGCATCCGCTTCTTCACCGAGCACATCGAGGCCGACGCCGTGCACGAGCAGATCATGCGCCACGACGTGATCGGCGACCTGCTGCGGCGCGAGCCGCACCTCGCGCGGGACGTCGTGTTCGGCATCCAGGCCACGGAGCTGCTGGAGGGGGCGCTGACCGAGCTGCTGCTCGGTTCTTGGCGGAAGGGGAGCAGCTCGCTGCTGCGGCCGCTCGCGCAGCCGGGCTAG
- a CDS encoding CDGSH iron-sulfur domain-containing protein, translated as MTELESRPARRVRVVPDGPVLIDGPVDLVDADGTTVRYDRFVVAVCACRRSRRLPLCDTSHRRRVHRSRQDEQP; from the coding sequence GTGACAGAGCTTGAGTCGCGCCCGGCTCGCCGGGTGCGCGTGGTGCCCGACGGACCTGTCCTGATCGACGGCCCGGTGGACCTGGTCGACGCCGACGGGACGACCGTGCGGTACGACCGCTTCGTCGTCGCCGTGTGCGCCTGCCGGCGCAGCCGCAGGCTCCCGCTCTGCGACACCAGCCATCGGCGCCGCGTGCACCGCTCGCGGCAGGACGAGCAGCCCTAG
- a CDS encoding methyltransferase, with amino-acid sequence MSVRLLSSPGVYRPQGDTRLLEDVLRQVEVHAGSRVLDVGTGTGALAVAAARAGAGSVTAIDVSSRAVLAARFNARIRGLPVRVRRIASLDVLAARRFDLVVSNPPYVPSAEAVPLVAGPLAPGTPGMTAARCWTRCVPWFRACFAPVGGCSSCNLLCPMWSERRPCSRWRG; translated from the coding sequence ATGAGCGTGCGGCTGCTCAGCTCACCCGGTGTTTACCGACCGCAAGGGGACACGCGGCTGCTCGAAGACGTCCTGCGCCAAGTGGAGGTGCACGCCGGTTCGCGGGTCCTCGACGTGGGGACCGGCACCGGCGCGCTCGCGGTGGCCGCCGCCCGCGCGGGTGCCGGGAGTGTCACGGCGATCGACGTTTCCAGCCGAGCGGTGCTCGCGGCCCGGTTCAACGCGCGTATCCGCGGGCTGCCGGTCCGGGTGCGGCGGATCGCGTCGCTGGACGTTCTCGCGGCCCGGCGGTTCGACCTGGTCGTCTCCAACCCGCCTTACGTTCCCTCGGCCGAGGCCGTTCCCCTCGTCGCGGGGCCGCTCGCGCCTGGGACGCCGGGCATGACGGCCGCGCGGTGCTGGACGCGCTGTGTTCCGTGGTTCCGGGCATGCTTCGCGCCGGTGGGCGGCTGCTCCTCGTGCAATCTGCTCTGTCCGATGTGGAGCGAACGACGTCCGTGCTCGCGCTGGCGGGGCTGA
- a CDS encoding 1-acyl-sn-glycerol-3-phosphate acyltransferase translates to MAEIVYPPVILAAKTMFRVLDNRLRVTGTEHIPHAGGAVIACNHVSYLDFIFCGLGAQPAKRLVRFMAKKEIFTNRIAGPLMRGMHHIPVDRAAGKGSYDEAVARLRAGEVVGVFPEATISRSFTVKPIKSGAVRMAADAGVPVVPMALWGTQRLWTKGRPRTLTKRHVPIHIHAGEPFHPAPDDDPEALTQDLRSRMSAILDDLQAGYPDQPAGEEDRWWLPAHLGGTAPTPDEAAALDARPGSED, encoded by the coding sequence GTGGCTGAGATCGTGTACCCGCCCGTAATCCTGGCGGCCAAGACCATGTTCCGCGTGCTGGACAACCGGCTGCGCGTGACGGGAACCGAGCACATCCCGCACGCCGGAGGTGCGGTGATCGCGTGCAACCACGTCAGCTACTTGGACTTCATCTTCTGCGGGTTGGGCGCGCAGCCGGCGAAGCGGCTGGTGCGGTTCATGGCGAAGAAGGAGATCTTCACCAACCGGATCGCCGGGCCGCTCATGCGCGGCATGCACCACATCCCGGTGGACCGGGCCGCGGGCAAGGGCTCCTACGACGAAGCGGTCGCACGGCTTCGTGCGGGCGAGGTCGTCGGGGTGTTCCCGGAGGCGACCATCAGCCGGTCCTTCACCGTCAAACCGATCAAGTCCGGTGCGGTCCGGATGGCGGCCGACGCGGGCGTGCCGGTCGTACCGATGGCGTTGTGGGGCACCCAGCGACTGTGGACGAAGGGCAGGCCGCGCACGCTCACCAAGCGGCACGTGCCGATCCACATCCACGCGGGCGAACCGTTCCATCCCGCTCCGGACGATGATCCGGAAGCGCTCACCCAAGACCTCCGCTCGCGCATGTCGGCGATCCTCGACGACCTGCAGGCCGGCTATCCGGATCAGCCCGCGGGCGAGGAGGACCGCTGGTGGCTGCCCGCTCACCTCGGCGGCACCGCCCCCACTCCCGACGAGGCGGCGGCCCTCGACGCCCGCCCCGGTTCCGAGGACTGA
- a CDS encoding ABC transporter permease, producing MLKSSAAIVAFLLLWELAPRVGLVDSIFLPPVSEVLVKWVELAVNGQLWEHLGASLARSLAGFSLAIVVAVPLGIVIGWYRLVGELLNPLLELMRNTAALALLPVFVLLLGLGESSKVALIVFACTWPILLNTISAVRTVDPLLIKSARSLGFGSLAVFTKVVLPAAVPMVFTGVRLAAANSILVLVAAEMVGAKAGVGYLINMAQYNFQVPEMYAGIITISLLGLGFNLGLVTLERRLSRWRT from the coding sequence GTGCTGAAGTCCTCGGCCGCGATCGTGGCGTTCCTGCTGCTGTGGGAGCTCGCGCCGCGCGTCGGGCTGGTCGACAGCATCTTCCTGCCGCCGGTCAGCGAAGTCCTGGTGAAGTGGGTGGAACTCGCGGTCAACGGGCAGCTCTGGGAGCACCTCGGTGCGAGTCTCGCCCGGTCCCTCGCCGGCTTCAGCCTCGCCATCGTCGTCGCGGTGCCCCTCGGCATCGTCATCGGCTGGTACCGACTGGTCGGGGAACTGCTCAACCCGCTGCTGGAGCTGATGCGCAACACGGCGGCGCTCGCGCTGCTGCCGGTCTTCGTGCTGCTGCTGGGCCTCGGCGAGTCCTCCAAGGTCGCGCTGATCGTGTTCGCCTGCACCTGGCCGATCCTGCTCAACACCATCAGCGCGGTGCGCACCGTTGATCCGCTGCTGATCAAGTCCGCGCGGTCGCTGGGGTTCGGGTCGCTCGCGGTGTTCACGAAGGTCGTACTGCCCGCCGCGGTGCCGATGGTGTTCACCGGCGTCCGGCTGGCGGCGGCCAACTCGATCCTGGTGCTGGTCGCGGCCGAAATGGTCGGTGCGAAGGCCGGGGTCGGCTACCTGATCAACATGGCGCAGTACAACTTCCAGGTCCCGGAGATGTACGCCGGGATCATCACGATCTCGTTGCTGGGGCTGGGCTTCAACCTGGGCCTGGTGACCCTGGAACGCCGCCTGTCCCGCTGGCGGACGTGA
- a CDS encoding ABC transporter ATP-binding protein codes for MAEIIFESVSRTFPVTGRNGRPDTELTALHDVNLRIRPGELAVIVGPSGSGKSTLLDLLGGLDSPTSGRILLDGTPITGPGLNRGVVFQQYALLPWRTAASNVELGLEAKKIPAAQRRERALEHLDLVGLSGFADRYPHELSGGMKQRVAIARSLAFDPDVLLMDEPFAALDAQSRETLQDELLRLWRRTGKTIVFITHGIDEAVHLGQRVAVLTSRPGTVKAVVDIDLGDRTARSDLRSAPEFAHYRHRIWSLLHSEVDRAQAAERAAARPSQDGSEPASDSKVSSIG; via the coding sequence GTGGCAGAGATCATCTTCGAGAGCGTTTCCCGGACGTTCCCGGTAACCGGTCGCAACGGTCGGCCGGACACCGAGCTGACGGCGCTGCACGACGTGAACCTGCGGATCCGTCCCGGTGAGCTCGCCGTGATCGTCGGCCCCAGCGGCTCCGGCAAGTCGACGTTGCTGGACCTGCTCGGCGGGCTGGACTCCCCGACCAGCGGGCGAATCCTGCTGGACGGCACGCCGATCACCGGGCCAGGGCTGAACCGCGGCGTGGTGTTCCAGCAGTACGCGCTGCTGCCGTGGCGCACCGCGGCGTCCAATGTGGAATTAGGGCTGGAGGCGAAGAAGATCCCCGCCGCCCAGCGCCGCGAACGCGCGCTGGAACACCTGGATCTGGTGGGACTTTCCGGCTTCGCCGACCGGTATCCGCACGAACTCTCCGGCGGGATGAAGCAGCGCGTCGCCATCGCCCGCAGCCTCGCCTTCGACCCCGACGTGCTGCTGATGGACGAGCCGTTCGCCGCCCTCGACGCGCAGTCCCGCGAAACCCTGCAGGACGAACTGCTGCGGCTGTGGCGGCGCACCGGCAAGACGATCGTGTTCATCACCCACGGCATCGACGAGGCCGTGCACCTCGGACAGCGGGTGGCGGTGCTGACCTCCCGGCCCGGCACCGTGAAGGCCGTCGTCGACATCGACCTCGGTGACCGCACCGCGCGCTCGGACCTGCGCTCGGCACCGGAGTTCGCCCACTACCGCCACCGGATCTGGAGCCTGCTGCATTCGGAGGTCGACCGCGCGCAGGCAGCAGAACGGGCCGCCGCCCGGCCATCCCAGGACGGCTCCGAGCCGGCCTCCGACTCCAAGGTGAGCTCCATTGGCTGA
- a CDS encoding ABC transporter substrate-binding protein, with amino-acid sequence MPIKIDRRRLLHGLSGLAATSVLSGCASAGASSGEPRTNVVRYQGQSGDVVYHELAADLGLLDGVELEWIGNTTSGPQDIQATVTGDTDIGGAFNGAIIRLAAAGAPIKAVVGYYGSDVRTYGGYYALDRSPIRGPRDFIDAKVGVNTLGAHFEDVLAIYLERGGLTEEEIDSVQLVVVPPVSAEQALRSGQLDISALSDIQREKAVAHGGLRPVFSDTDMLGPFTAGCLVMRDEFIARNPDTTSRLVAGIAQAVRWAQTRPHEEVVARYTDIIRRRGRNEDTDSVSYWRSTGIAGAGGLIEDREFSTWLRRLTASGRVPPGSVDLRKLYTNEFNPFRAGAPN; translated from the coding sequence GTGCCCATCAAGATCGACCGACGCCGCCTGCTGCACGGCCTGTCCGGCCTCGCCGCCACGTCCGTCCTAAGTGGATGTGCGAGCGCCGGCGCGTCCTCCGGTGAGCCCCGGACGAACGTCGTGCGCTACCAGGGTCAGAGCGGTGATGTCGTTTACCACGAGCTGGCCGCGGATCTCGGGTTGCTCGACGGCGTGGAGCTGGAGTGGATCGGCAACACCACCAGCGGTCCGCAGGACATCCAGGCCACCGTCACCGGGGACACCGACATCGGCGGCGCGTTCAACGGCGCCATCATCCGGCTCGCCGCGGCGGGCGCACCGATCAAAGCGGTGGTGGGCTACTACGGCTCCGACGTCCGCACCTACGGCGGCTACTACGCCTTGGACCGCAGTCCGATCCGAGGACCGCGGGACTTCATCGACGCGAAGGTCGGCGTGAACACCCTCGGGGCGCACTTCGAGGATGTGCTCGCGATCTACCTGGAACGCGGCGGGCTCACCGAGGAGGAGATCGACTCGGTGCAGTTGGTGGTGGTGCCGCCGGTCAGCGCCGAACAGGCGTTGCGCTCCGGGCAGCTGGACATCTCCGCGCTGTCCGACATCCAACGGGAGAAGGCGGTCGCGCACGGTGGTTTGCGGCCGGTGTTCAGCGACACCGACATGCTGGGACCGTTCACCGCGGGCTGCCTCGTGATGCGCGACGAGTTCATCGCCCGGAACCCGGACACGACCAGCCGGCTCGTGGCGGGGATCGCTCAGGCGGTGCGGTGGGCGCAGACCCGGCCGCACGAAGAGGTCGTGGCCCGCTACACCGACATCATCCGCCGCCGGGGCCGCAACGAGGACACCGACAGCGTGTCGTACTGGCGCTCCACCGGCATCGCCGGGGCCGGTGGGCTGATCGAGGATCGCGAGTTCAGCACCTGGCTGCGCCGGTTGACCGCGAGTGGCCGCGTGCCACCGGGTTCCGTCGATCTGCGCAAGCTCTACACCAACGAATTCAACCCGTTCCGCGCGGGCGCACCGAACTGA
- a CDS encoding TauD/TfdA family dioxygenase, whose protein sequence is MTSSKLNSDVRRVAGRIGAEITGVQLTGRLTSETVEHIRNALLTHKVVFFRGQHDLTDDEQVEFAKRLGVVTTAHPTVPGADNAAHVLPLDADKGARANSWHTDVTFVENPPAFSVLRAVTIPPYGGDTVWANTVAAYDGLSPELRQLAARLWALHTNAYDYAAKRPNPTEAEQARHEQFVSTVYETEHPAVRVHPETGERSLLLGHFVQRFLGFGKTDSARLFDLLQSHVTELENTVRWRWAPGDVAIWDNRATQHYAVNDYGDLARKVNRVTVAGDVPVDVAGKRSVARQGDATAYSAGTVS, encoded by the coding sequence ATGACCAGCTCGAAGCTGAACTCGGACGTGCGCCGCGTCGCCGGGCGCATCGGAGCCGAGATCACCGGCGTGCAGCTGACCGGGCGCCTCACGAGCGAGACCGTCGAGCACATCCGAAACGCCCTGCTGACGCACAAAGTCGTCTTCTTCCGCGGCCAGCACGACCTCACCGACGACGAGCAGGTCGAGTTCGCGAAGCGGCTCGGCGTCGTGACCACCGCCCATCCGACGGTCCCGGGGGCGGACAACGCCGCGCACGTGCTCCCGCTGGACGCGGACAAGGGCGCGCGGGCCAACTCCTGGCACACCGACGTCACGTTCGTGGAGAACCCGCCTGCGTTCTCCGTGCTGCGAGCGGTGACGATTCCGCCCTACGGCGGGGACACGGTGTGGGCGAACACGGTCGCGGCTTACGACGGGCTCTCCCCTGAACTGCGGCAGCTGGCCGCCCGGCTCTGGGCGCTGCACACCAACGCCTACGACTACGCGGCGAAACGTCCGAACCCGACGGAGGCGGAGCAGGCGCGGCACGAGCAGTTCGTCTCGACCGTCTACGAGACCGAACACCCGGCGGTGCGCGTGCACCCCGAAACGGGGGAGCGCTCACTGCTGCTCGGGCATTTCGTGCAGCGGTTCCTAGGCTTCGGCAAGACGGATTCGGCGCGACTGTTCGACCTGCTGCAATCGCACGTGACGGAGTTGGAGAACACCGTGCGCTGGCGGTGGGCTCCGGGTGACGTGGCGATCTGGGACAACCGGGCGACCCAGCACTACGCGGTCAACGATTACGGCGACCTGGCCCGCAAGGTCAACCGGGTCACGGTGGCCGGGGACGTGCCCGTCGACGTCGCGGGCAAGCGCAGCGTCGCCCGCCAAGGCGACGCCACCGCCTATTCCGCCGGGACGGTTTCGTAG
- a CDS encoding LLM class flavin-dependent oxidoreductase encodes MSQRRLHLNAFLMNVGHHEAAWRLPESDPFAATRLEHYVQLAQAAERGTFDSVFLADSPAVRADVGQRPAVGLEPTLLLTALATATSRVGLIATASTTYDQPYNLARRFSALDHLSGGRAGWNIVTNATVEAARNFNLDELPTHGERYRRATEFVEVTRKLWDSWEDDAQVGDKSGVWAEAARVHPIGHRGEFFSVDGPLNSPRSPQGAPLLVQAGSSEDGKDLAARYAEAVFTAQQTLNEGKAFYADLKQRATEHRRDPAEIKILPGIVPVLGSTESAARRKESELTDRIVHGYALERLASTLGIELGEQDLDRPLPDDLPGEDRIETAKSRYTLVVDLARRENLTVREIIHRLGGGRGHRTFTGTPEQVADTIEHWFTAGAADGFNVMPAVLPAGLDDFVDHVVPILRARGLFREEYEGRTLREHYGLCRPVNRFAADAGSASRS; translated from the coding sequence ATGTCGCAACGTCGACTGCACCTCAATGCCTTCCTGATGAACGTGGGACACCACGAGGCCGCGTGGCGGCTGCCGGAGAGCGATCCGTTCGCGGCGACCAGACTGGAGCACTACGTGCAGCTGGCTCAGGCGGCGGAGCGGGGCACGTTCGACTCGGTGTTCCTCGCCGACAGCCCGGCGGTGCGCGCGGACGTGGGGCAGCGCCCGGCGGTCGGGCTGGAACCGACGTTGCTGTTGACGGCGCTCGCCACGGCCACCAGCCGGGTCGGGCTGATCGCCACCGCGTCGACGACCTACGACCAGCCGTACAACCTGGCCCGCCGATTCTCCGCGCTGGACCACCTCAGCGGCGGCCGTGCCGGGTGGAACATCGTCACCAACGCGACGGTGGAGGCGGCACGGAACTTCAACCTCGACGAGCTGCCCACGCACGGCGAGCGCTACCGGCGTGCCACGGAATTCGTCGAGGTGACGCGGAAACTCTGGGACAGCTGGGAAGACGATGCCCAGGTCGGCGACAAGTCCGGCGTGTGGGCGGAAGCCGCGCGGGTGCATCCGATCGGCCACCGCGGTGAGTTCTTCTCCGTAGACGGGCCGTTGAACTCGCCCAGGTCGCCGCAAGGCGCCCCGCTGCTGGTGCAGGCCGGATCGTCCGAGGACGGCAAGGATCTCGCCGCCCGCTACGCCGAGGCGGTGTTCACCGCGCAGCAGACCTTGAACGAGGGCAAGGCGTTCTACGCGGACCTCAAGCAGCGCGCTACGGAGCACCGCCGCGACCCCGCCGAGATCAAGATCCTGCCCGGCATCGTCCCGGTGCTCGGTTCGACCGAATCCGCGGCCAGGCGCAAGGAATCCGAGCTCACCGACCGCATCGTGCACGGGTACGCGCTCGAACGGCTGGCGAGCACGCTGGGCATCGAGCTCGGTGAGCAGGACCTGGACCGGCCGCTGCCGGACGACCTGCCGGGGGAGGACCGGATCGAGACGGCCAAGAGCCGCTACACGCTCGTCGTCGACCTGGCGCGACGGGAGAACCTGACCGTGCGCGAGATCATCCACCGTCTCGGTGGCGGCCGCGGGCACCGCACGTTCACCGGAACGCCGGAGCAGGTCGCCGACACCATCGAGCACTGGTTCACCGCCGGTGCGGCCGACGGTTTCAACGTCATGCCCGCGGTGCTGCCCGCCGGGCTGGACGACTTCGTGGATCACGTCGTGCCGATCCTGCGCGCCCGCGGCCTGTTCCGGGAGGAGTACGAAGGACGGACGCTGCGCGAGCACTACGGCCTGTGCCGGCCGGTGAACCGGTTCGCGGCCGACGCGGGATCCGCGTCGCGGAGCTGA
- a CDS encoding DedA family protein, producing MTGVGRKQQELGPESETAPFLRVPTGDATGGAPTTEEPAGTAPDQPAAPAAAKKRFRWRSKDYTPEELEEARQTFRDQMPWDHPMSRGDKFLVFATLGIVLLMMASMPFRPFLIASHPLALSAVTGSLSAIGAGAAFARIGDADLWLVVAAGVFGMVKFDWLFWLAGRRWGAKIIELWAPGEFGKRFVARVQSWPRWAMPLVVIFAALPGVPAPAVFAVAGLSGIGLVSFLIFDAIGAALIAGLVAGLGYGIGQHAVNVVLMIDDYALYITLALVVWVSIQAGRKGHKQEQEKKRQQQAEQQQA from the coding sequence ATGACTGGTGTAGGCCGCAAGCAGCAGGAGCTCGGGCCGGAGAGTGAGACGGCCCCGTTCCTGCGCGTGCCGACCGGAGACGCAACCGGAGGCGCCCCGACCACCGAGGAACCGGCAGGAACCGCTCCGGACCAGCCGGCCGCGCCCGCGGCGGCGAAGAAGCGGTTCCGCTGGCGGAGCAAGGACTACACGCCGGAAGAGCTGGAAGAGGCCCGGCAGACGTTCCGCGACCAGATGCCGTGGGACCACCCGATGTCGCGCGGTGACAAGTTCCTGGTGTTCGCGACCTTGGGCATCGTGCTGCTGATGATGGCCTCGATGCCGTTCCGGCCGTTCCTGATCGCCTCGCACCCGCTCGCGCTCAGCGCGGTCACCGGCAGCCTCTCCGCGATCGGCGCGGGCGCGGCGTTCGCCCGCATCGGGGACGCGGACCTGTGGCTCGTCGTCGCCGCCGGCGTGTTCGGCATGGTCAAGTTCGACTGGCTGTTCTGGCTCGCCGGACGCCGATGGGGCGCGAAGATCATCGAGCTGTGGGCGCCGGGTGAGTTCGGCAAGCGGTTCGTGGCGCGCGTGCAGTCCTGGCCGCGGTGGGCGATGCCGCTCGTCGTCATCTTCGCCGCGCTGCCCGGCGTTCCGGCTCCGGCCGTGTTCGCCGTGGCGGGGCTGAGCGGGATCGGCCTGGTGTCTTTCCTGATCTTCGACGCGATCGGCGCCGCGCTGATCGCGGGCCTGGTCGCCGGTCTCGGCTACGGAATCGGGCAGCACGCCGTCAACGTCGTCCTGATGATCGACGACTACGCCTTGTACATCACGCTGGCCCTCGTCGTCTGGGTGTCGATCCAGGCAGGCCGCAAGGGCCACAAGCAGGAGCAGGAGAAGAAGCGGCAGCAGCAGGCCGAGCAGCAGCAGGCCTGA